The following are encoded together in the Bombus vancouverensis nearcticus unplaced genomic scaffold, iyBomVanc1_principal scaffold0064, whole genome shotgun sequence genome:
- the LOC143304927 gene encoding katanin p60 ATPase-containing subunit A-like 2: MKFQKYPILCKKITGREMTREVTNASKTVCRSIETKAKSVSKEARSEPVKETNLQQKITDDNTNHINLAMTVTSLFSNESDGRSSEELFNVPMEQSMQSKILKCIEKLYSDNPELRKIAEDISCEIIVNKLNVHWDDVIGLEECKTAVKEAIVYPLEYPIFFDGPFSPWKGILLYGPPGTGKTMLAKAVATECHCTFFNITASSLVSKWRGDSEKYIRVLFELAYSHSPTIIFIDEIDWIATNKGDCILSEPAKRFRSELLSRLDGLVSNENSNVVLLATTNSPWGIDAALLRRLEKQIYVSLPNEVARLDIFKLYLSNHLLENTDIVNHIVKCTERYSCADIKLLCKQAWLLEISPIWRRLEKKETPVTTLKYELKSYEILAKLLKKMSPTVMQIDKYDTWNK, encoded by the exons atgaaatttcaaaaatatcccatattgtgtaagaaaataactggaagggaaatgacgagggaagtgacaaatgcaagcaaaac tgtttgtagaagtattgagacaaaagccaaatctgttagtaaagaagcgagaagtgagcctgtgaaagagacgaatctacagcagaagataactgatgacaatacgaatcatattaatctcgcaatGACAGTGACGTCACTATTCTccaatgagagtgatggacgttcatcagaagagctatttaacgtcccaatggaacaatccatgcaatcgaagatattgaaatgcattgaaaagctttattcagataatccggaattacgaaagattgctgaggacatctcatgc gagatcatagtaaacaaattaaatgtacattgggatgacgttataggcctagaagaatgtaaaaccgctgttaaggaggccATTGTGTATCCCCTTGAGTATCCTATCTTTTTTGAtggcccgttttccccctggaaaggtattttgctgtacggcccacctggtacag ggaaaacgatgttagcgaaggcagtcgcgacagaatgccattgcaccttttttaacataactgccagctcattggtcagcaaatggagaggcgattccgagaagtatatacgt gttttatttgaacttgcctatagtcattcgcctacaattatttttatcgacgagattgactggatcgccacaaataaaggagactgtatattgtctgaacctgcaaagagattcagatcagaacttctttctagattggatggattagtgtctaatgagaattctaatgtagttcttctggctacaactaattccccttg gggcattgatgcagctttactcaggcgtctcgaaaagcaaatatacgtatcattacccaatgaagttgctcgacttgatatattcaaattataccttagcaaccacttattagaaaatacagatattgtaaaccacatagtaaaatgtactgaaagatattcttgtgcagatataaaattgctttgtaagcaagcgtggctactagaaataagcccgatatggaggagacttgaaaagaaagaaacacctgttaccactttgaaatatgaattaaaaagttatgaaatattagcaaaattgttaaaaaaaatgtcacctacagttatgcaaatagataaatatgatacgtggaacaaataa